Proteins from one Triticum aestivum cultivar Chinese Spring chromosome 7A, IWGSC CS RefSeq v2.1, whole genome shotgun sequence genomic window:
- the LOC123154874 gene encoding uncharacterized protein — MGLPLEQWRGSEEADSGGGKQAEASGCRTPSGSKARAAADGGCPAPPRKRRAAPGAVSRQGGRGFYAGADVEAFFAANNL, encoded by the coding sequence ATGGGTCTCCCGCTTGAGCAGTGGCGCGGCAGCGAGGAGGCGGACAGCGGCGGCGGCAAGCAGGCGGAGGCCTCCGGGTGCAGGACGCCGAGCGGCTCCAAGGCCCGCGCGGCTGCCGACGGGGGCTGCCCCGCGCCTCCTAGGAAGAGGAGGGCCGCGCCCGGGGCCGTCTCGCGGCAGGGCGGCAGGGGCTTCTACGCCGGCGCCGACGTCGAAGCCTTCTTCGCCGCCAACAACCTCTAG